One window from the genome of Phocoena phocoena chromosome 15, mPhoPho1.1, whole genome shotgun sequence encodes:
- the DEFB124 gene encoding beta-defensin 124 has translation MTQLLLLFVAFLVLVHVPPGRSEFKRCWKGHGACRPYCTKYETYMHLCPDASLCCLPCGLKPLASKPENV, from the exons ATGACACAGCTGCTTCTGCTTTTTGTGGCTTTCCTGGTCCTGGTTCATGTGCCGCCAG GGAGAAGTGAATTCAAACGGTGCTGGAAGGGCCACGGGGCCTGCCGGCCTTACTGCACGAAGTACGAAACCTACATGCACCTGTGCCCGGATGCCTCCCTGTGCTGTCTCCCCTGTGGACTTAAGCCTCTGGCCTCCAAGCCTGAAAATGTTTAG